catcggcaaagctgtctaaccggaaggagactggattctcaaagttctccgattcagtataagggaagaacagggggttgcccaagccttggaagaaaatcttgaaccactctgttgcttccttagggatcagcctgctgcctgggaggctatacagagcttggccatagctagtgcatcggatctccttcccattagcatctgggaaggtgcaggtggccaaaggtgggaagtttgggatctggttctgaaagtacagctgagcccataactgaataaaccaccaggggcctcctgttttaactgtcttttgggagaacagcgtgacagacatcagttgaagagatcgatagacctctccaaggaacagtttgccaaggccaagttgagtgcctttggcgagttcataggccagggaaaggtaattcttggttggggcgagtgaaggaccacagaatatgaagtgctccagccagaagttcaagaaggccgtgtgctctttctctgtcacagggccttttgTTTTCATATAACGCCTGAGGTAGGCGCCCCAACTTGTACACTCTgttttagaggaaagggtgaaagggacctttggcaacttaaaagcagaggggcttgagGATGCAATGtccaggcctgtgatcatggccacgtccagcagagttggtgtcatggggccatggccgaacatgaagcaattcagtgcatcagaccaaaagtagccgatggttttcagaatgttctcattcttttcaagaggggacaatgataatgacaaagcatcggctatccctatcgtttcccaggtggcataatgggttttagacactctactgtaccatgccacccaaccttcaggaggattaggccaggctcgcaggcagtcggcccaggaagtcagatctaaattctggttcatGAAGGggattctattggcctcgcatgagattaagtgagcgggactctcggaagaacgggggccaagacacatagaatttgggagagaaggatgcggcagcaggatgtctgaaacctaaaattaataacggaataggacattaattcaggtgtttgctgtttaATCCTAACATTGATTCAAATGGCGAAGaggcggttaaggattaccttcagaccggagaccatggcgttggcgttggatgattccgccatttgaTGCACTGCGGAGTTGGGACggcgcggttgagatctgagattcgtggAGCTGCTTGGGCGGTgattttggggatctgagtttgctttctcagacggaggtcgcaggttaccgtttggaggggcaatTAGGTTggccttactcgtgttttatggtagaggccgatgcgatgccatcggctcttttggggattgtttgactttgactatcggcaaaattaactggaaacacttcttcattaataagaggggttttttacaatgaggagccgattgctcaagagaggaagaacagaagaagagccgattgctcaggaactactaatcctacactactaatcctcgctggcctcgtcgtcggcatcgtagctgccgttggcgctgcttccggagagttcctcgtcgctgctgacccagccctcggccggaacctcttcctcctcgtcatcatcatcgtcttcgctgtccgcccaagcgcggaagcgcttcgccggcggatacccagcggaggaggaggagtcatcttcctcttcttcctccttttcctcctcttcctcctcttcttcttcttcctcctcctcgtcggaggaggtggagttcgcccaggagtggaggtcgctctcgctctccagctccccttcgatgaggaactggaggtcgtcctccccatcggtcaggggtaagtcaccatctgacccgacgagggcctcgggtgggccatctggcacgtagtcaaagtcccactcttgctcactcgaggaagaagattggaaagagaggcctgaTGAGacagatgaagaggaagacattgctacagggaaagaggtttttttggtgccgatggttgGAACAgaacaaggggatgaagaggcgagccgttcggcacggttaaataagggGGGtatggtggagatttaatgctactACGGTTTCTGAGGAAGTGATGttaaagctatcaaatcttgcagagaagttgataaggcaaggcatcatgatgaaggatactgcgacggttctgctctgccacgacatgacccgacgaagaaaaagcagagtgattttggaattatcatttccaaaaccaggggggcatgtgttatcaccagaatttgaccggatcagaggtgggccgcgattaagatgggcttgaagaatatacacggaagatatacatgaattggccttgtatacaaagtttgggctagtttgcccgtgtatctgtaaatatagtagaatacgtgtcggttagatagaatttggctcgtgcacggttgggattattcccacgttagaaagtctacggactataaatatgtatctagggttattgagaaaaacaacaatcacgccaccccttgtttcgagggtttctccgggtaagcaacatgctgcctagatcgcatcttgcgatctaggcagtatcagtttattcgttattggtgttgctcgtgctgaaacctttttgatggcgagcaacacccttatcttaggtgttttggggttgatcacaatgctttcacgatgcaattgtttagttacgctaccccttgatatctagctgcccttacacctatctcaggtgtaggggcagcatcttgcttaatcgttatttagtagatctgatccgttatagttgctccttgttcctcaaggattggtttgatatctgtatggttaggccttataaacgggttgaacgatccggtagtgcgtggagtgtggtttattaagctctggagggattgttccggggatcaactttacGTTGGTTTTTCGGCCTCTTTAGGGATGGTTTTCCgctatcttacgtatctgctaggctcaactacgcataggatgttccgattatacggtgaaaaccctagactatcgtagattagtttagcttgatattgataaagcatgatccccatgtccttataaatctaacatgaaccatggggcaatcggctctttgagccgatccacagaacaatttaagagccgaccggggctcgtatttaatgtttacgtgttggccatgcaggaaattagtcgaagcaatccatcaccttcctgaccaggtataggtcaggtggcacgccctcgtaagcaccaggacgcgtgtaccagaaggctttgcgggccgtcgcctgagggaccagggtcagccgcaatcctgggagcctcccggctctacggtgttgcccgtcgctgctcgccggtgggtttctgaccgcaacaattaattatgccatattatatgaataatgcatatattatttgatactaataataataaatgaataaaaacaaaattatttcatattcaaattccccacatttttctaataataatggatatattatttgtccaattgcgatttacagatttaaagatattaattatgccatattatatgaataatgcatatattatttgataataataataataataaatgaataaaaacaaaattatttcatattcaaattccccacatttttctaataataatggatatattatttgtccaattgcgatttacagatttaaagatattaattatgccatattatatgaataatgcatatattatttgataataataataaatagttttattacttattttattttcattggaattcaatattattatctTATTCAGTATTGTTCACGTAAATAAttgttttttgtttcaaaaaatacaaaaatatgacaTAATGGTATAAGAGTTTAtaggattgatatggtagtatttacaacaaggtacaaACACATTCACGGGAGCACATAAGGAAAGAATTCGAGGAGTTAAGCGTGCTGGAagtgtagtgtgaggatgggtgaccgctcGACAGGAGCGGGCCCAGCTCAATTCAAGGGTATTCAGGTAAATACCCATTAATTTTGGCAAAATAATTCGTATATATAGCGTGCCTATAAAGGTAGTTTGGGTATTTGACAAACTTTCAGCTCATGTGCACAATACAGCTGCTCCTCACGCGTACGGGACCCTGTGTGACTGGTCACATAGCACCTAAGCTGATTTTGTGATAATTTGCTTTTCCGTAAATCAGGTTGGAGATTGAAGCAGGATAGAGCAGCCTGAAGATGAGATCTTCAAGAATCAAGACTGGTTGGTAGATTTGCGCCCCACTGAGCCTAGCGATTTCCATTCAAAGATCTCGCCAAGGCAGTGAACAAGACTACAATACGCTGGTTACAGGTTTGTGACAACACTAAGAGCATCTTCAACAAATTGTCACAGGCGTAGAGAAGCGAAATTCAGATGAACCAGTCCAAACAGTTCGTTAAAAACACACTAGGTCCAACCATGAAAGCGTTCCAACCGGTACCGCTACTAGTTTGGTTTTCAAGTATCAGGACGAGATTAGTTTAGAAAAAGCGTTCCGAGAGGAAGAGGAAAGCGGCCAAGCCATTTAGAAGTCGCATAAGCCACTAGCCGGATGGCCTCGCATGGAGCTCTGAGACAGGGTAGCCACTCCACTCTTCCTGCAGCTCCGTTCCTCCTACCCCCTTCCATAACGTGGAAAGAAAGATGGTTTCAGCGAAATGAAAAGGATGAAATATATAAGACCATGGTTACAAAGATAAAAAAAAAAGACAATGGTTACCGTGCATTCGCATTCAACGTTGTTTCTTATACCTGTTCCTACACCCGCTCGACAGTTCGTCTGTTGGTAGCAGATTGTTAGCTCGTGTAAGAAAAAACAATCTAAAAAAGAACAGGGGTTATCATCATCCCTGTTGATCCGGAGCTTCTTTTTATCTACAGAACATGCATACCTTCACAGATGGTGGAATCTGAAGATGACATTCCCTTGCTGTGAGTTGGGGGTGAGATCAACCTGACATTCTGAGCACACAGCAGGATTAACTTCTTACTGTTGTTGACCCTGACTTTCACAAAGGATGAACTACAAATATAAGCTTTGCATTTAAAGTTACCTTCACATCTTCATCTTGTCTGAAATTTTCAACCTTATTGTGGCCAGATATCTTCTCGGCAACTGTGATCACAGCAACTTCTAGTTCTTCCTCTGGAATATCACAATTCCCATTGAAAGGTTCCATATGGCAAAACCTGAAATTTCACAACATGAACACTTCAGATCTGTCAAAAAGGTTTTATGTGTGGTGTATAAACTTGACTGGATCAAGATATTAATTATTGAAATTCCTGTTCTGAAGCACCAATACTTGTGGTGATACAAGGCTACTTAGAAAATAACTTAATTTGTCACCGAATAAGTTTACCGGTGCGAATACTATTTTGGTGACAAATACTAAATTTAATGCTAACATGAAAAATCATCCAGTAAACCGAAAAGTAAGCATAGTAATCCCAGCATCTTTCAGTCAACGTTCCAAAACTCTATGTACAAGGAATAGTGTAGCTCCGGTGAGCGTTGAGAGTATGACATTCTGTGGTAAAAAGTTTATGTTTTGAACTCAGGATTTTCTAAGTTACTTTAAGTTAAAGTTGCTATGATATTCAAAGGATTTGGATATAATTGATTTTGAACAGTTACTGCCAGTTTACCAGATATCACATGAGGCCAGGGAAACCATTCGAGCAAGAACTTAAACCCTGgttgttgaatataaatatactgcctagtctctttccatcagttcggacttatgGTTCAATTGGCCAGTAatctttcatggtatcagagGAGGTCTCAAGTTCAAGACCCAGCTCACGCAGttttaaaaacaaaagaaaaaagattCTGCGGCCGCACCGAACCCACGCTAAGGACTAAAATAGCCTAGACATGAGGGggagtgttgaatataaatacactgcctagtctctttccatcagttcggacttaggGTTCAATTGGCTAGTGCAGTAATCCTTCACTGGTGACAGTAGCTAAGGTGTACTTGAACACAATTATTAGAATGTTAGCCATTGCATTTCGTCAACTAAAAGGATCTTTATGATAAAAAGAGTATGACTGCATACAAACCAGTCAAGTGGTAGGGATGCTGTATTGAAGCCCTGGTTCAGCTTTCTGCATTTACGACAGCTGCGGCACTGCACCACGTCATCAACAGCCTTGATGAGCTCACCCCCTTTTCTCTGGATAAAGAAAGTTAACTAGAGTGAATGATGCATGAAATGAGTAAACACAACCCTGTAGAATATTATGGAACAATAGGAAAGGTAAAAATGAGAACTTAGGTCTTGTATAAGATCAACATTTAGCTTCTTTGAGACAAAATGAAACAAGGATTGAAGTGCAACTTAGTTACTGCTGCAGTAAACCCTGATAGCATCATTACATATCTGTAAATAGATTCATTTATATTTACCGTAGTAAATACAAAACACGTGTATTTTCTACAGATGTAAATAGATGTAACCTATGTAGTACAGTGTTATCATCTACGAATATCATGTTGTTCTTGTGTTTTGAAACGCAAAAAAGATCATAATGCACTTCATCATAAGATATGGGTAACATATTTTCCAATATATATTAAATCATACATCCATACCAATTCAAGATTGTCAAAATTTGTATTCCAGTATTCATCTGTTTTTCTACCGAGCCACTCCTCCAGTTTGGCATACATTTCACAATCTTGAAACCCTTGTTTGCTATTAAGAACCCAAGTATTACCATCCTCATCATCCTGTAAACAAATCAGGAGTTTCGATGCCAGGGACACAAGGGTAAGACAATAGGAAAAGAGAACAGCATAGAACAATAATAACAAACCATACAATGAGGTCAGTAATATCTGCAACTCCTATTATTCCACGACCTGTGACAGCATTGTGCTTTTGACCTCCAACTCGTTTGTAAGACTGGGAAGAACACAAACCGAAGTTACAAAAAATAATGCATAACAAAGGGTGCAAACAGCTTTGCTGGAACAAAAGGAGCATATACTGCCTGTCATGTACAACTAAAGCTCAATTAATTCCTGCAAATAGTTGCTAGTTGTTACATTTGATAGAAAACTCTCTACTCGTacgcacgcacacacacacacaggtaaGTCACTTGTTAAGTTGTTATTGATTTGTATTGCAATATCTGAAGCTCATACACTGTGTATGTACATATATAGAGGATACAGTCGGTACAGTGGTAAAACGGTTTGGGCAGCAAACCTGGCGAAGCTGGAATTCGTTACTGCCACATTCAACGTTTCCATGCCCAGAAAGATGGGGCTAAATTCGTTCTCCATCTCTACCATAGCAAGTAATGGAAGAAATATATTTTTGTAATATATATTTAATGTGTGCATGGGATGACCAGCTAATTCTGATGTGGAACAGTCAAGAAGTAACGATGTGTAATATAGCTAATGAAAGTGCACAAGTTTGTGTGATTTAATACAATAACAACTAATCCCACCTCTATCAGACGGCCGTGCCAATACAAGAAAACTCCACAGTTCACTCTACCCCATTCTACATCACTCCTACCCAGAGTCAGATGAATGGTTCTTCCCATAATTTCATCAGATATAAGAGATTTCTTATGAAGGCTGTTTTCCAAATAACAGGTTATAACCTGGAAAAAATAAGAACATGgacacataaatatgacatgtaacaacacaaagatatatatatGTCATATGCGTATTTACCGGAGACCCTTGGACAGTGACTTTCATCTGAGGATTCAGGAATATAACTTCTAGATAAGCTTTAAGCGAATAGTCCAACGGTACCTTGTAGGATAGGATTGAATCAGTGCTAGTGATCATCGAAATAACGAGATTAAGAATTACTGCCACTAACGCTCTGACAAAAAATTGCTAGTTTTCAAATTAAAAGTCATGCATGACATTTTAGTACTACAAGTGTGAAGGGTATGGATATAATTTTAAGGACAATGTGCAGAAACATAAAGTGCACCTATGCTTCTAGTTGCATGGCAACCATTAGAATGATACACTTCTGGTTGTTAAATCTGAAAGGTTATTTGATGTCTGAAAGAAAAGTAACAAATCAAATGTTGATGAGAAGTTACATACATTGCTACTTGTTTGTCCTGGACGTGATCTAACTCTTTTTGAACGGATTAATATGTCTCTGTTATCATGGCCTACAGGATTTTCATCGGTCTTCTCTGAGTTCCACTGCAAGGTGTATTCTTTACCCCATCTATCTAAATTCCATATGAAAATCTGTGTGCCAGTACCCTCTTCACCAAATAAGCAAACCTTTTCTCCAATGACATACTCATTAAACGGAGAATAATCCTTAATAGCATTCAGGTTATATTCCGCAGCAGCTTCAGACTGGACATTCAAATCAAATTCCATGTATTGCCCTTTCTTGCAATATGCCACCACAGGGATCTCAAGATTCTATAGCAAATCATACTATTATTACATATTTATATTCTTAACATGCCAATATACAAAGAATGAAGGGGGTATGCAGAACCATGCTTACAGTTTTACTTTCATTGAAGGACTGGGATAGGAAGGACATTGATCTAGAAGTTGAAGTTTGGGTAAGCACAAGTGCATCTTTCCCAAGTTTCATAGCACCAGTCTACAAAACCGCAAACTGCTTATTGCTTTTGCAGTTAAAAATTTCAAATTCCTAGTCATACAGGACAGGAATGATCAAAGGTAAAGCAACCTGGAGCATGGCACTTGCATCGTACAAAAAACCTACGAAAGGATACTAAGAGACAACTGTAGCATTTCCATAATATGCTTGcataaaacaaacaaaaaaatgaTGCATGTGATGCCCTCATTTACCCTGTAGCATTACCCATCTAAGTAGTGCATTATCGTCTGAGGTAAATAAAAATGTTCCTTTATCACACTCAGGCAGGTCTCAGTCACACATTTCAAATAAATCAGAAAAAATCGAGATATCAAAATATATAAAAGGCCATTAATAACACGGATCACAGTGATTGTCAGTAAAATAAAGTATAAGAGTGTGAGACATTAGAAAATATCTTCACACATTTGTTTACCTTAAATCCAATTCCAAACCTCCCAATTTGATCCTGGCGGTGCTCATTTGGTCTGTCGTGGCCAAATAAGACCATTTTCATCATTTGATGATAGGTCATTCCATGGCCATTATCGAATACACATAGGACAGGAACTTTCCCCCCTGCTTTCTTTGAAAACATAGATTGGATGGAAATATCCAACCTTCCGGAATAAGGAAAATAAAAAGAATGAATCAGTTAGTGCAATCAAATAAACTCTAGATAGTCTTCAAAAGAGGTCAAAGATACTAGCTCGGTGGGGATTTATTTAGAAATTGTATGCTACAGGTCACATTATGTGAAAACTATAACCAGCTTGAAGCTCCTAAAACCATATACCACTAAAAGCAGGATCTGATGTAACAAATTCACCAGGAGAGAAGCAAAATGCATGGTTAAAATTAGTGCTTAACTTTCCGTGCAGTCGATTTTTTACCCTACCCTTTTATTCTACTAGCTTTGGAAATATTACTGAACAACAAGTTCAAATATTTTTTTTATATGTATTATCATTATGTTTTATCACTAGAACTAATATTATCTAAACTAAATAAAATAACATAATGGAGCTGAACTCACACCGATGAAGTTAAACTGGGCCTAAAAATGGTTTACAAATTACACAAACAATCAACTTTCTGATTATAGCACCTTGAAGAAATGGATGTACCTGGATGCACTAGCATctctagagttatcaatgagctcTGCTATTGCTCCAAAGATCCACCCAGCATGTGTCTGACTGAGTGTTCTTAAATAACTAGGGCTTGTTTTCACAAAATTGCTTGCAAGGGTAGATGTTTTATTCTTCACTGCTGGATCTAAAACTCTAGGACCATCTTCAATAGAATCGCATGTTGAAGATTCCGGAACAAATCTATGGAGTTTGTGTAAAGACTGCATCTCCTTTGTATGTCGTATGTTATCACAAGTCTCCTCACTTGTGTTGGATCTCCCTGGCGGGGCAGAAGATAAGCGTCAATAAGCAAACAATTAAAATCTCCAAAATCTAATATGATGATGCAAAACTTCAGTTTCAAAATGGATATAACTACCGTCAAGTAAAGACCCAGACCTTTAATATAATCCCCCTCCCTCCCGTGTATATTCCTCCTTGTATGTACTTCATTTTCAATAAATCTTACTATCAGGGCCGCTTCTGCCGTTTTAAGTTTTTTAAAAGAGAGGTGAAGATCTAGACGAACaaagtaaaagaaaaaagaaaacggCAAACATGACTCTAAGGAGATGACGTGATGTCACCAACATACATAAACTGCCAGTTTAGAGATGTCTTGCCAATAGTCAATGAGCTTCCAACTATGAAATAAGGGAACAATACAGCAGGCTGGCTAAAATATACCGGTGCAGAGAATTAATAATGAATAACCTCACAATGCAATGATTTTAAAAAGTAACAGAAAAATTCTCACCAGATTTCCCTTCCATCTTTCTGCAGACTCCAGGATCTTTCAGTACGGTCTCATAGAAGACCTCCGCATAGTAAGAGTGAGATTCAGGAGCAAGAATGTGGAAGGTGATAGACCTGAACTCAACAACACCGGCCTAAAAAACACAAGAGAAGAACAAGGGCCCTGGCATTACAAACAGCAAAATGGAGCTACTAGAATGTGGTATTAGAAATTACAACATACTTCCCAGAAACCCTTCTCGGACCTAATTTAGTTGATTGAAAACTAAGAATTCCTACAACACTAGGCATCTCTCTCCCCCACCATTAATTTATACTTCTTGATTCATGTGTGTCTGTTACATCAAACCATGTCTGACACTTGAAGCTAGCCACGACCTGCCATAAGATCTCATAGGACAGTAACTAGATGGCCCAATTCTCCCACAGTTTTGTTTTCTTGGAAGGGTGACTTGAAGATATAACATGTAGTAACTATAAATATGCATACACTGGAGATAATATTTACCTTCTTGTTTTCACGAAGGAAACGCATAAATATGCCCCATTCTTTTGCCTGGTAATCATCTTCTGGATCAGGATGTAGTGAAAACTTGAGGAAATCATTCTGCTGGTACTGATCCATCCGCATGAACTTCATAATCGGCCAAACAGAGGGACTATAAAAGGAAATCATAAATTACTCTGACTTTATACACCACTGGACAAAATAAAACAAGCATGCATATAAATGCAAAAAATAACACACGGAATGCTTCCAtaattttgccaatcaaatatcaAAATAAGGTTGCATAATAAGACGGAGGATGCTTATTTTACCAATAATCTGCTGATCTGTAACCAATGAACAAAAGATTTGAGTAATCTAATGTTTAGGTGAAGTGGTATGATTAAGAAcaattttttttgctttttttttagcTTGGCCCACCCGTAAATTTCTTTCTAGCTCTGCCACTGTGTAATAgcatcttagggcatctccagcggcgcgacgcaaacggtcgctgagcgtccgttttcgtccgccgtgaccggaaatgcgtctggggcctgttccagcggggcgacgcaaagtgaccgggccatccacggagacgcaaacctggcccaaatatgcgccaggtttgcgtctccgcggacgctcggcggtcgcgccgagcgtcctccatttcttacctggtcccgcatgtcagggacagcgaaatcgaccgcttcgatttgcttcttgtTCCCCTTCTTTCCTGCCCTAGTGCGATGGCACCACCCCCACCCCTAGCGCCACCGTACGGCCGTAGCGCCGCAGTAGTCGGCGTCGGCTCCGTTTttgccgcgcgggagagcaggagcgTGCTCCGCCGCGTACGTGCCGGCTGTTTTCGGCCGAAACGctcccggttgcgccgcccttccgcgccgcccacgacctgttcggtcaattgcgtcggtaggtttctactcgtgttttcggcgctattgtgcgcggccattgatccgcagtttgtacccacgcagatggacatgtggcagatgttggacaagttccgcgcggaggtcaTGAGTCCacgcagacattggcaactactgcggcctccatgatccacgagttcacctctaACCCGGGGCCGCAACACCGGGGCTCTGTAAAGGGGCGctccaaaaacctgccgcgcaacagagtggaagggcaggcccgcctccacaaggactacttccacctcaccaatccgatcttcccggaaaaaatgttccggcgccgatacaggatgtcaagggacctgttcttggtcattctacggggcgtcagaaactacgacccGTACTTTCAATGCAGGcgcgatgcaacaggtgcgtCAGGCTTCACCTCGtaccaaaaatgctccgcggctattcgcatgctctcatatggaatggctgcggatatattcgatgagtatcttcgaatgggtgagagcacctgtcttgaggccatgtacaggttttgccgagccgtcattgccgtgttcggagagtattactgtagggagccaactgttgaggatacaaggcgcctcctgtctatcaacgagtctagaggcttcccaggaatgattggcagcatagattgcatgcactgacagtggaaaaactgtccatttggatggcagggtgcgtacagcgggcatg
This Lolium perenne isolate Kyuss_39 chromosome 1, Kyuss_2.0, whole genome shotgun sequence DNA region includes the following protein-coding sequences:
- the LOC127327508 gene encoding uncharacterized protein isoform X1, which encodes MAMPEVNTTRCRDKAIDLNQPPCSEQGCGFTYVLLARDNKNICRTKVYDVPNRITIPSVWPIMKFMRMDQYQQNDFLKFSLHPDPEDDYQAKEWGIFMRFLRENKKAGVVEFRSITFHILAPESHSYYAEVFYETVLKDPGVCRKMEGKSGRSNTSEETCDNIRHTKEMQSLHKLHRFVPESSTCDSIEDGPRVLDPAVKNKTSTLASNFVKTSPSYLRTLSQTHAGWIFGAIAELIDNSRDASASRLDISIQSMFSKKAGGKVPVLCVFDNGHGMTYHQMMKMVLFGHDRPNEHRQDQIGRFGIGFKTGAMKLGKDALVLTQTSTSRSMSFLSQSFNESKTNLEIPVVAYCKKGQYMEFDLNVQSEAAAEYNLNAIKDYSPFNEYVIGEKVCLFGEEGTGTQIFIWNLDRWGKEYTLQWNSEKTDENPVGHDNRDILIRSKRVRSRPGQTSSNVPLDYSLKAYLEVIFLNPQMKVTVQGSPVITCYLENSLHKKSLISDEIMGRTIHLTLGRSDVEWGRVNCGVFLYWHGRLIESYKRVGGQKHNAVTGRGIIGVADITDLIDDEDGNTWVLNSKQGFQDCEMYAKLEEWLGRKTDEYWNTNFDNLELRKGGELIKAVDDVVQCRSCRKCRKLNQGFNTASLPLDWFCHMEPFNGNCDIPEEELEVAVITVAEKISGHNKVENFRQDEDVKNVRLISPPTHSKGMSSSDSTICEDCFFLHELTICYQQTNCRAGVGTGIRNNVECECTGVGGTELQEEWSGYPVSELHARPSG
- the LOC127327508 gene encoding uncharacterized protein isoform X7, which produces MAMPEVNTTRCRDKAIDLNQPPCSEQGCGFTYVLLARDNKNICRTKVYDVPNRITIPSVWPIMKFMRMDQYQQNDFLKFSLHPDPEDDYQAKEWGIFMRFLRENKKAGVVEFRSITFHILAPESHSYYAEVFYETVLKDPGVCRKMEGKSGRSNTSEETCDNIRHTKEMQSLHKLHRFVPESSTCDSIEDGPRVLDPAVKNKTSTLASNFVKTSPSYLRTLSQTHAGWIFGAIAELIDNSRDASASRLDISIQSMFSKKAGGKVPVLCVFDNGHGMTYHQMMKMVLFGHDRPNEHRQDQIGRFGIGFKVPLDYSLKAYLEVIFLNPQMKVTVQGSPSYKRVGGQKHNAVTGRGIIGVADITDLIDDEDGNTWVLNSKQGFQDCEMYAKLEEWLGRKTDEYWNTNFDNLELRKGGELIKAVDDVVQCRSCRKCRKLNQGFNTASLPLDWFCHMEPFNGNCDIPEEELEVAVITVAEKISGHNKVENFRQDEDVKNVRLISPPTHSKGMSSSDSTICEDCFFLHELTICYQQTNCRAGVGTGIRNNVECECTGVGGTELQEEWSGYPVSELHARPSG
- the LOC127327508 gene encoding uncharacterized protein isoform X3; this encodes MAMPEVNTTRCRDKAIDLNQPPCSEQGCGFTYVLLARDNKNICRTKVYDVPNRITIPSVWPIMKFMRMDQYQQNDFLKFSLHPDPEDDYQAKEWGIFMRFLRENKKAGVVEFRSITFHILAPESHSYYAEVFYETVLKDPGVCRKMEGKSGRSNTSEETCDNIRHTKEMQSLHKLHRFVPESSTCDSIEDGPRVLDPAVKNKTSTLASNFVKTSPSYLRTLSQTHAGWIFGAIAELIDNSRDASASRLDISIQSMFSKKAGGKVPVLCVFDNGHGMTYHQMMKMVLFGHDRPNEHRQDQIGRFGIGFKTGAMKLGKDALVLTQTSTSRSMSFLSQSFNESKTNLEIPVVAYCKKGQYMEFDLNVQSEAAAEYNLNAIKDYSPFNEYVIGEKVCLFGEEGTGTQIFIWNLDRWGKEYTLQWNSEKTDENPVGHDNRDILIRSKRVRSRPGQTSSNVPLDYSLKAYLEVIFLNPQMKVTVQGSPVITCYLENSLHKKSLISDEIMGRTIHLTLGRSDVEWGRVNCGVFLYWHGRLIESYKRVGGQKHNAVTGRGIIGVADITDLIDDEDGNTWVLNSKQGFQDCEMYAKLEEWLGRKTDEYWNTNFDNLELRKGGELIKAVDDVVQCRSCRKCRKLNQGFNTASLPLDWFCHMEPFNGNCDIPEEELEVAVITVAEKISGHNKVENFRQDEDVKNVRLISPPTHSKGMSSSDSTICEDELSSGCRNRYKKQR